The Verrucomicrobiota bacterium genome has a window encoding:
- a CDS encoding TIR domain-containing protein yields MAQSTRDQVFISYSHKDKRWLGKLQTTLKPLVRNRTISVWDDTKIRAGAKWKEEIKAALAAAKAAVLLVSPHFLASDFIVEHELPALLRAAEHEGLTVLWIHVSSSLYDATEINDYQALHDIARPLDSLSRAEQGRVLTEVCRQIASAAERTPIPVLHSPSMPCPYPGLEPYDERFSNYFFGRDREVLDIAKILEDNANVVLSGMSGAGKSSLIAGGLIPRLKNPGYQNASRLVAYRWTTVSVHPQQYPASDLEFEIPGITRDAPAAVRDRLQRDAADRLLIIIDPLEQCFRKTEQHQQFAKILCQLARVDQCSILSALHAAFLPDLRAAPWPTNRDAIIDVNPLEGDRLADAISLPAKKVGVDLEQSLVVLLTADAADEPSRLPLLQSTMVHLWRHEMNEQSLLLAAYAKLATDSRGRLAYALTKNANGAIRELSPDQREIAQRIFLRLVQFVPGRPDTRRVQPLSALKNTGESASSIREVVQHLADKQLLTMRPPVTDDVEVTLLSDALITDWPMMQELLGREREGERVRRRFEEKAQEWIRLERCGGLLDEGALDELDRWLAEDGARNHSSDLEALRDASRSYVEEVRLTREGEQRLRRVARAVSLAADSKAALTQDPQRALVLAIEAVEASRSYGEIPVPQAEEALRMVMITPVIRRIQDGHVGTVIGITCDTNMSDGWVLIIESGGRITRYSIADETRTTIELRPPEALRCASFDRSGRMVTTCDNDGPAVVWDLATAAVIATLKRRKESIRGVAFRPDGDCVITAEEDGTVREWSARTGDEIRALKGHQGAVNTAVYNSTGTAIASAGEDATVRIWATDKQPLVLRGHVNGVNCLAWSHKGDLLISGGEDRTVRVWQVSNQGRFLAAFEQHESAVRTVALTADGNLSITACGSETLRVWDMAELRRRSSIVRPGTKMEVVACGLTGRNAVAWDGSSVLILDPERSERLPILRCYGYGIADVCYSPDGKQIAVSTRGGMSGLRGDTTVWNSGTGQLLYTIFANPYGILRSAFDPTGSLLMTVDVQGQGVLWSTLDASRVGAIVVGHQLRAAEFSPDGMRVIVIGSQFSPVLWDITEGKLVKSIPDPGGQTNAVAWARRSNTILVGCADGRILAYDGATLTLIKALTRRDASVESVAAAEDGSVVASAYQDGSIVIWDGLSGTIRCSIQTGSKGVPKLEISPDGNTCSSIAGDGRLQFWHTRTGQLRCNLPLNSGSAATARFSADGRLFAVGTNDSGLVNTVRQYTVDLDSVLKVAQSLRAAGEF; encoded by the coding sequence ATGGCACAATCCACACGAGATCAGGTCTTCATCAGTTACAGCCACAAGGACAAGAGGTGGCTCGGGAAGCTCCAGACCACGTTGAAACCCCTGGTGCGTAACCGGACCATCTCGGTTTGGGACGACACCAAGATTCGAGCCGGGGCGAAGTGGAAGGAGGAAATCAAAGCTGCCCTCGCGGCGGCCAAGGCGGCGGTCTTGCTGGTGAGCCCCCATTTTCTTGCGTCCGATTTTATTGTCGAGCACGAGCTTCCCGCCCTTTTGAGAGCAGCTGAACACGAAGGGCTGACCGTCCTGTGGATTCACGTCAGCAGCTCCTTGTATGATGCGACGGAGATCAACGACTACCAAGCCCTGCACGACATTGCGAGACCGTTAGATAGCTTAAGCCGAGCTGAACAGGGTCGTGTGCTGACCGAAGTCTGTAGACAGATTGCATCGGCAGCGGAACGTACACCAATCCCCGTGCTGCACTCACCCTCTATGCCCTGCCCGTACCCAGGTCTGGAGCCGTATGATGAAAGATTCTCAAATTATTTCTTCGGCAGAGATCGCGAGGTTCTGGACATTGCGAAAATACTGGAGGACAACGCCAACGTGGTTCTCTCCGGCATGTCGGGCGCCGGCAAGTCGTCCCTGATCGCGGGTGGGCTGATTCCAAGGCTTAAGAATCCAGGTTATCAGAACGCCAGCCGGCTGGTCGCGTATCGTTGGACGACGGTGTCCGTCCACCCGCAGCAGTATCCTGCCAGCGATCTGGAATTTGAGATTCCCGGGATTACGCGTGACGCCCCTGCCGCCGTACGAGACAGGTTGCAACGGGACGCCGCCGATCGTTTGCTAATTATCATCGACCCACTGGAACAGTGTTTCAGGAAGACAGAGCAGCACCAACAGTTCGCTAAAATACTCTGCCAGCTGGCGAGAGTCGACCAATGCTCCATCCTCAGCGCCTTGCATGCCGCCTTCCTTCCTGATTTAAGAGCGGCTCCCTGGCCAACGAACCGTGACGCGATTATCGACGTGAATCCACTTGAAGGTGACCGCTTGGCCGATGCGATCTCGCTGCCTGCGAAGAAGGTCGGGGTCGACCTGGAACAATCGCTGGTTGTTCTGCTCACAGCGGATGCCGCGGACGAACCCAGCCGCCTGCCGCTGCTGCAATCTACCATGGTGCATCTCTGGAGACACGAGATGAATGAACAATCACTACTTCTAGCCGCTTATGCAAAGCTGGCGACGGACAGCCGCGGCAGGTTGGCGTATGCCTTAACAAAAAACGCTAATGGCGCTATAAGAGAGCTAAGTCCTGACCAACGCGAGATCGCTCAACGCATTTTCCTGAGGCTAGTACAGTTTGTTCCGGGGAGACCTGACACGCGCAGAGTGCAACCCTTATCCGCGCTAAAAAACACGGGTGAGAGTGCATCGTCGATTCGTGAGGTTGTCCAGCACCTTGCAGATAAACAGCTGCTGACGATGAGACCGCCAGTGACCGACGATGTTGAAGTCACGTTGCTTAGTGATGCGTTAATCACGGACTGGCCGATGATGCAGGAGTTGCTTGGCAGGGAGCGCGAGGGGGAGCGAGTGCGAAGGCGTTTTGAGGAGAAAGCCCAGGAGTGGATTCGGTTAGAGCGCTGCGGCGGGTTGCTAGATGAGGGAGCGCTGGATGAACTCGACAGGTGGCTAGCGGAGGACGGAGCGCGGAACCATAGCTCGGACCTTGAAGCACTTCGGGATGCAAGTCGGTCCTATGTTGAGGAGGTTCGCCTTACTCGTGAAGGCGAGCAGCGTCTGAGGCGAGTTGCTCGAGCCGTCTCCCTTGCCGCAGATTCAAAGGCGGCACTGACTCAAGATCCCCAACGTGCCTTGGTACTGGCTATCGAGGCGGTGGAAGCGAGCCGCTCGTACGGTGAGATACCGGTTCCACAGGCTGAGGAGGCCCTGCGGATGGTGATGATCACACCGGTAATTAGACGCATACAGGATGGCCATGTCGGCACGGTCATTGGAATTACCTGTGACACAAATATGAGCGATGGTTGGGTTTTGATCATCGAATCTGGTGGCCGCATCACTCGATATTCGATCGCGGACGAGACCAGGACCACCATCGAACTCAGACCGCCTGAGGCACTCCGCTGCGCCAGCTTTGACCGAAGCGGCCGTATGGTCACAACCTGCGACAACGATGGCCCTGCTGTCGTTTGGGACCTTGCAACAGCTGCGGTTATCGCGACCTTGAAGCGACGCAAGGAGAGCATACGCGGAGTTGCATTTCGACCAGATGGGGATTGTGTGATAACGGCCGAAGAGGACGGCACCGTCCGGGAATGGTCAGCGCGAACAGGCGACGAAATACGAGCACTGAAGGGACATCAAGGTGCCGTAAATACGGCGGTTTACAACTCAACAGGAACGGCTATCGCCAGTGCGGGTGAGGACGCAACAGTCAGAATCTGGGCCACCGATAAGCAGCCGCTCGTTTTGCGAGGCCACGTGAATGGGGTGAACTGCCTCGCGTGGAGTCATAAAGGTGATCTGCTCATTTCCGGAGGTGAAGACCGTACTGTCCGGGTCTGGCAGGTGTCGAATCAGGGCCGCTTTCTCGCCGCATTCGAACAACATGAATCTGCCGTTCGCACCGTGGCGCTCACCGCGGACGGGAACTTGTCGATCACCGCGTGCGGCTCCGAAACCCTTCGCGTTTGGGATATGGCTGAGCTCCGTCGTCGGAGTAGCATCGTTAGACCCGGTACCAAGATGGAGGTTGTGGCGTGCGGATTAACCGGTCGCAATGCAGTGGCCTGGGACGGTTCATCAGTGCTTATACTAGATCCGGAGCGTTCGGAGCGTCTACCAATTCTGCGCTGCTATGGTTACGGCATCGCCGATGTTTGTTATTCGCCTGATGGGAAGCAGATCGCGGTATCTACGCGGGGCGGTATGTCAGGGCTGCGCGGGGATACGACTGTCTGGAATAGCGGTACAGGTCAACTGTTATATACAATTTTCGCGAACCCCTATGGAATTTTACGCAGTGCATTTGATCCGACTGGCTCGCTTCTCATGACGGTTGACGTTCAAGGACAAGGGGTGTTATGGAGCACGCTGGATGCCAGCCGTGTAGGAGCGATTGTCGTTGGCCACCAATTGCGCGCTGCCGAATTCAGTCCGGACGGGATGCGTGTTATCGTAATTGGGTCGCAATTTAGTCCCGTTCTGTGGGACATAACTGAAGGCAAACTGGTCAAATCGATACCCGATCCAGGGGGCCAGACGAATGCCGTAGCGTGGGCCCGTCGGAGCAACACGATTCTGGTCGGGTGCGCTGATGGCAGGATTCTGGCTTACGACGGCGCAACCCTTACGCTAATAAAGGCGTTGACCCGCCGCGATGCGTCAGTGGAGTCAGTGGCGGCGGCAGAAGATGGTTCCGTTGTGGCTAGCGCCTACCAAGACGGTTCGATTGTAATTTGGGATGGTCTGAGCGGTACGATCCGGTGCTCGATTCAGACAGGGTCCAAAGGTGTACCTAAGTTAGAGATCAGCCCGGATGGGAACACGTGTAGCAGCATCGCGGGAGACGGTCGTCTGCAGTTCTGGCATACTCGGACTGGCCAACTACGATGCAACCTGCCGTTGAATTCCGGGTCGGCGGCAACGGCACGATTCAGCGCTGATGGCCGGCTCTTCGCTGTCGGGACCAATGATTCAGGTCTAGTTAATACTGTCCGCCAGTACACGGTCGACCTTGATTCCGTGCTAAAAGTCGCCCAGTCCCTCCGTGCAGCAGGTGAGTTTTGA